One genomic segment of Manis javanica isolate MJ-LG chromosome 7, MJ_LKY, whole genome shotgun sequence includes these proteins:
- the UNC5B gene encoding netrin receptor UNC5B isoform X2 yields the protein MWARSGARGALLLALLLCWHPMLSQAEHRLHVDQRIVSWWSVWRGISGTDAGSEVLPDSYPSAPAEPLPHFLLEPQDAYIVKNKPVELRCRAFPATQIYFKCNGEWVSQNDHVTHEGLDDATGLRVREVQIEVSRQQVEELFGLEDYWCQCVAWSSAGTTKSRRAYVRIAYLRKNFDQEPLGKEVPLDHEVLLQCRPPEGVPVAEVEWLKNEDVIDPTQDTNFLLTIDHNLIIRQARLSDTANYTCVAKNIVAKRRSTTATVIVYVNGGWSSWAEWSPCSNRCGRGWQKRTRTCTNPAPLNGGAFCEGQAFQKTACTTVCPVDGAWTEWSKWSACSTECAHWRSRECMAPPPQNGGRDCSGTLLDSKNCTDGLCMQILEASGDVALYAGLVVAIFVVVAVLLVVGVVVYRRNCRDLDTDITDSSAALTSGFHPVNFKTARPNHPQLLHPSMPPDLTASAGIYRGPVYALQDSADKIPMTNSPLLDPLPSLKIKVYSSSTTGPGPGLPDGADLLGVLPPGTYPGDFPRDAHFLHLRSASLGSQQPLGLPRDPGSSVSGTFGCLGGRLSIPGTGVSLLVPNGAIPQGKFYEMYLLINKAENTLPLSEGTQTVLSPSVTCGPTGLLLCRPVILTVPHCAEVSAGDWIFQLKTQAHQGHWEEVVTLDEETLNTPCYCQLEARSCHILLDQLGTYVFLGESYSRSAIKRLQLAIFAPALCTSLEYSLRVYCLEDTPAALKEVLELERTLGGYLVEEPKPLLFKDSYHNLRLSLHDIPHAHWRSKLLAKYQEIPFYHIWSGSQKALHCTFSLERHSLASTELTCKVCVRQVEGEGQIFQLHTTLAETPAGSLDALCSAPSSTVTTQLGPYAFKIPLSIRQKICNSLDAPNSRGNDWRLLAQKLSMDRYLNYFATKASPTGVILDLWEALQQDDGDLNSLASALEEMGRSEVLVAVTTDGDC from the exons AGCACCGACTGCACGTGGACCAGCGTATTGTCTCCTGGTGGTCCGTCTGGAGAGGAATCTCAG GCACCGATGCAGGCAGCGAGGTGCTCCCCGACTCCTACCCATCGGCGCCAGCCGAGCCACTGCCCCACTTCCTCCTGGAGCCACAGGACGCCTACATCGTGAAGAACAAGCCTGTTGAACTGCGCTGCCGCGCCTTCCCCGCCACGCAGATCTACTTCAAGTGTAACGGCGAGTGGGTCAGCCAGAACGACCACGTCACACATGAGGGCCTGGACGACGCCACCG GCCTGCGGGTACGAGAGGTACAGATTGAAGTGTCACGGCAGCAGGTAGAGGAGCTGTTTGGGCTGGAGGATTACTGGTGCCAGTGTGTGGCCTGGAGCTCCGCAGGTACCACCAAGAGTCGTCGGGCCTATGTCCGCATCGCAT ACCTGCGCAAGAACTTCGATCAGGAGCCTCTGGGCAAGGAAGTGCCCCTGGACCATGAGGTTCTCCTACAGTGTCGCCCTCCAGAGGGGGTGCCTGTGGCTGAG GTGGAATGGCTCAAGAACGAAGATGTCATCGACCCCACCCAGGACACCAACTTCCTGCTCACCATTGACCACAACCTCATCATCCGCCAGGCCCGCTTGTCAGATACAGCCAACTACACGTGTGTGGCCAAAAACATCGTGGCCAAGCGCCGCAGCACCACCGCCACAGTTATTGTCTACG TGAATGGGGGCTGGTCCAGCTGGGCAGAGTGGTCTCCGTGCTCCAACCGCTGTGGCCGTGGCTGGCAGAAGCGCACACGGACCTGCACCAACCCTGCTCCACTCAATGGCGGTGCCTTCTGTGAGGGGCAGGCCTTCCAGAAGACCGCCTGCACCACCGTGTGCCCAG TCGATGGGGCATGGACGGAGTGGAGCAAGTGGTCAGCCTGCAGCACTGAGTGTGCCCACTGGCGCAGCCGCGAGTGCATGGCGCCCCCACCCCAGAACGGAGGCCGAGACTGCAGCGGGACTCTGCTTGACTCCAAGAACTGCACCGATGGGCTGTGCATGCAAA TCCTGGAGGCCTCAGGGGACGTGGCACTGTATGCAGGCCTGGTGGTGGCCATCTTCGTGGTAGTAGCCGTCCTcctggtggtgggggtggtggtttATCGCCGCAACTGCCGTGACCTGGACACCGACATCACCGACTCCTCAGCCGCCCTCACCAGCGGCTTCCACCCGGTCAACTTCAAGACCGCGAGGCCCA ACCACCCACAGCTCCTGCACCCGTCTATGCCTCCGGACCTCACAGCCAGCGCCGGCATCTACCGTGGGCCCGTGTATGCCCTGCAGGACTCGGCCGACAAgatccccatgaccaactcacCCCTGCTGGACCCCCTACCCAGCCTCAAGATCAAGGTGTACAGCTCCAGCACCACCGGCCCTGGACCAGGCCTGCCAGATGGGGCCGACCTGCTGGGGGTCCTGCCACCCGGCACCTACCCCGGTGATTTCCCCCGGGACGCCCACTTCCTGCATCTGCGCAGTGCCAGCCTCggctcccagcagcccctgggcCTGCCCCGTGACCCAGGGAGCAGTGTCAGTGGCACCTTTGGCTGCCTGGGTGGGAGGCTCAGCATCCCTGGAACAG GGGTCAGCCTGCTGGTGCCCAATGGAGCCATCCCCCAGGGCAAGTTCTACGAGATGTACCTCCTTATCAACAAAGCAGAAAACACCCT cccactTTCGGAAGGGACCCAGACAGTATTGAGCCCTTCAGTGACCTGTGGGCCCACGGGCCTCCTGCTGTGCCGCCCTGTCATCCTCACGGTGCCCCACTGTGCTGAAGTTAGTGCTGGTGACTGGATCTTCCAGCTCAAGACCCAGGCCCACCAGGGCCACTGGGAG GAGGTGGTGACCCTGGATGAGGAGACCCTGAACACCCCCTGCTACTGCCAGCTGGAGGCCAGGTCCTGCCACATTCTGTTGGACCAGCTGGGCACCTATGTGTTCCTGGGTGAGTCCTACTCCCGCTCAGCTATCAAGCGGCTCCAGCTGGCCATCTTCGCCCCTGCCCTCTGCACCTCCCTGGAGTACAGCCTCAGGGTCTACTGCCTGGAGGACACGCCTGCAGCTCTGAAG GAGGTGCTGGAGCTGGAGCGGACCCTGGGCGGCTACCTAGTGGAAGAGCCAAAGCCCCTGCTGTTTAAGGACAGTTACCATAACCTGCGCCTCTCCCTCCACGATATCCCCCACGCCCACTGGAGGAGCAAGCTGCTGGCCAAGTACCAG GAGATCCCCTTCTATCACATTTGGAGTGGCAGCCAGAAGGCCCTGCACTGCACCTTCAGCCTGGAGAGGCACAGCCTGGCCTCCACAGAGCTCACCTGCAAGGTCTGCGTGCGGCAGGTGGAAGGGGAAGGCCAGATATTCCAGCTGCACACCACGCTGGCAGAG ACGCCTGCTGGCTCCCTGgatgccctctgctctgcccccagCAGCACTGTCACCACCCAGCTGGGACCCTATGCCTTCAAGATTCCACTGTCTATCCGCCAGAAGATATGCAACAGCCTGGATGCCCCCAACTCTCGGGGCAATGACTGGCGGCTATTGGCGCAGAAGCTCTCCATGGATCG gtACCTGAACTACTTTGCCACCAAAGCAAGCCCCACAGGTGTGATCCTGGACCTCTGGGAAGCTCTGCAGCAGGATGACGGGGACCTCAACAGCCTGGCGAGTGCCTTGGAGGAGATGGGCAGGAGTGAGGTGCTGGTGGCTGTGACCACTGATGGGGACTGCTGA
- the UNC5B gene encoding netrin receptor UNC5B isoform X1 encodes MWARSGARGALLLALLLCWHPMLSQAEHRLHVDQRIVSWWSVWRGISGTDAGSEVLPDSYPSAPAEPLPHFLLEPQDAYIVKNKPVELRCRAFPATQIYFKCNGEWVSQNDHVTHEGLDDATGLRVREVQIEVSRQQVEELFGLEDYWCQCVAWSSAGTTKSRRAYVRIAYLRKNFDQEPLGKEVPLDHEVLLQCRPPEGVPVAEVEWLKNEDVIDPTQDTNFLLTIDHNLIIRQARLSDTANYTCVAKNIVAKRRSTTATVIVYVNGGWSSWAEWSPCSNRCGRGWQKRTRTCTNPAPLNGGAFCEGQAFQKTACTTVCPVDGAWTEWSKWSACSTECAHWRSRECMAPPPQNGGRDCSGTLLDSKNCTDGLCMQNKKTLSDPKSHLLEASGDVALYAGLVVAIFVVVAVLLVVGVVVYRRNCRDLDTDITDSSAALTSGFHPVNFKTARPNHPQLLHPSMPPDLTASAGIYRGPVYALQDSADKIPMTNSPLLDPLPSLKIKVYSSSTTGPGPGLPDGADLLGVLPPGTYPGDFPRDAHFLHLRSASLGSQQPLGLPRDPGSSVSGTFGCLGGRLSIPGTGVSLLVPNGAIPQGKFYEMYLLINKAENTLPLSEGTQTVLSPSVTCGPTGLLLCRPVILTVPHCAEVSAGDWIFQLKTQAHQGHWEEVVTLDEETLNTPCYCQLEARSCHILLDQLGTYVFLGESYSRSAIKRLQLAIFAPALCTSLEYSLRVYCLEDTPAALKEVLELERTLGGYLVEEPKPLLFKDSYHNLRLSLHDIPHAHWRSKLLAKYQEIPFYHIWSGSQKALHCTFSLERHSLASTELTCKVCVRQVEGEGQIFQLHTTLAETPAGSLDALCSAPSSTVTTQLGPYAFKIPLSIRQKICNSLDAPNSRGNDWRLLAQKLSMDRYLNYFATKASPTGVILDLWEALQQDDGDLNSLASALEEMGRSEVLVAVTTDGDC; translated from the exons AGCACCGACTGCACGTGGACCAGCGTATTGTCTCCTGGTGGTCCGTCTGGAGAGGAATCTCAG GCACCGATGCAGGCAGCGAGGTGCTCCCCGACTCCTACCCATCGGCGCCAGCCGAGCCACTGCCCCACTTCCTCCTGGAGCCACAGGACGCCTACATCGTGAAGAACAAGCCTGTTGAACTGCGCTGCCGCGCCTTCCCCGCCACGCAGATCTACTTCAAGTGTAACGGCGAGTGGGTCAGCCAGAACGACCACGTCACACATGAGGGCCTGGACGACGCCACCG GCCTGCGGGTACGAGAGGTACAGATTGAAGTGTCACGGCAGCAGGTAGAGGAGCTGTTTGGGCTGGAGGATTACTGGTGCCAGTGTGTGGCCTGGAGCTCCGCAGGTACCACCAAGAGTCGTCGGGCCTATGTCCGCATCGCAT ACCTGCGCAAGAACTTCGATCAGGAGCCTCTGGGCAAGGAAGTGCCCCTGGACCATGAGGTTCTCCTACAGTGTCGCCCTCCAGAGGGGGTGCCTGTGGCTGAG GTGGAATGGCTCAAGAACGAAGATGTCATCGACCCCACCCAGGACACCAACTTCCTGCTCACCATTGACCACAACCTCATCATCCGCCAGGCCCGCTTGTCAGATACAGCCAACTACACGTGTGTGGCCAAAAACATCGTGGCCAAGCGCCGCAGCACCACCGCCACAGTTATTGTCTACG TGAATGGGGGCTGGTCCAGCTGGGCAGAGTGGTCTCCGTGCTCCAACCGCTGTGGCCGTGGCTGGCAGAAGCGCACACGGACCTGCACCAACCCTGCTCCACTCAATGGCGGTGCCTTCTGTGAGGGGCAGGCCTTCCAGAAGACCGCCTGCACCACCGTGTGCCCAG TCGATGGGGCATGGACGGAGTGGAGCAAGTGGTCAGCCTGCAGCACTGAGTGTGCCCACTGGCGCAGCCGCGAGTGCATGGCGCCCCCACCCCAGAACGGAGGCCGAGACTGCAGCGGGACTCTGCTTGACTCCAAGAACTGCACCGATGGGCTGTGCATGCAAA ATAAGAAAACTCTAAGTGACCCCAAAAGTCACC TCCTGGAGGCCTCAGGGGACGTGGCACTGTATGCAGGCCTGGTGGTGGCCATCTTCGTGGTAGTAGCCGTCCTcctggtggtgggggtggtggtttATCGCCGCAACTGCCGTGACCTGGACACCGACATCACCGACTCCTCAGCCGCCCTCACCAGCGGCTTCCACCCGGTCAACTTCAAGACCGCGAGGCCCA ACCACCCACAGCTCCTGCACCCGTCTATGCCTCCGGACCTCACAGCCAGCGCCGGCATCTACCGTGGGCCCGTGTATGCCCTGCAGGACTCGGCCGACAAgatccccatgaccaactcacCCCTGCTGGACCCCCTACCCAGCCTCAAGATCAAGGTGTACAGCTCCAGCACCACCGGCCCTGGACCAGGCCTGCCAGATGGGGCCGACCTGCTGGGGGTCCTGCCACCCGGCACCTACCCCGGTGATTTCCCCCGGGACGCCCACTTCCTGCATCTGCGCAGTGCCAGCCTCggctcccagcagcccctgggcCTGCCCCGTGACCCAGGGAGCAGTGTCAGTGGCACCTTTGGCTGCCTGGGTGGGAGGCTCAGCATCCCTGGAACAG GGGTCAGCCTGCTGGTGCCCAATGGAGCCATCCCCCAGGGCAAGTTCTACGAGATGTACCTCCTTATCAACAAAGCAGAAAACACCCT cccactTTCGGAAGGGACCCAGACAGTATTGAGCCCTTCAGTGACCTGTGGGCCCACGGGCCTCCTGCTGTGCCGCCCTGTCATCCTCACGGTGCCCCACTGTGCTGAAGTTAGTGCTGGTGACTGGATCTTCCAGCTCAAGACCCAGGCCCACCAGGGCCACTGGGAG GAGGTGGTGACCCTGGATGAGGAGACCCTGAACACCCCCTGCTACTGCCAGCTGGAGGCCAGGTCCTGCCACATTCTGTTGGACCAGCTGGGCACCTATGTGTTCCTGGGTGAGTCCTACTCCCGCTCAGCTATCAAGCGGCTCCAGCTGGCCATCTTCGCCCCTGCCCTCTGCACCTCCCTGGAGTACAGCCTCAGGGTCTACTGCCTGGAGGACACGCCTGCAGCTCTGAAG GAGGTGCTGGAGCTGGAGCGGACCCTGGGCGGCTACCTAGTGGAAGAGCCAAAGCCCCTGCTGTTTAAGGACAGTTACCATAACCTGCGCCTCTCCCTCCACGATATCCCCCACGCCCACTGGAGGAGCAAGCTGCTGGCCAAGTACCAG GAGATCCCCTTCTATCACATTTGGAGTGGCAGCCAGAAGGCCCTGCACTGCACCTTCAGCCTGGAGAGGCACAGCCTGGCCTCCACAGAGCTCACCTGCAAGGTCTGCGTGCGGCAGGTGGAAGGGGAAGGCCAGATATTCCAGCTGCACACCACGCTGGCAGAG ACGCCTGCTGGCTCCCTGgatgccctctgctctgcccccagCAGCACTGTCACCACCCAGCTGGGACCCTATGCCTTCAAGATTCCACTGTCTATCCGCCAGAAGATATGCAACAGCCTGGATGCCCCCAACTCTCGGGGCAATGACTGGCGGCTATTGGCGCAGAAGCTCTCCATGGATCG gtACCTGAACTACTTTGCCACCAAAGCAAGCCCCACAGGTGTGATCCTGGACCTCTGGGAAGCTCTGCAGCAGGATGACGGGGACCTCAACAGCCTGGCGAGTGCCTTGGAGGAGATGGGCAGGAGTGAGGTGCTGGTGGCTGTGACCACTGATGGGGACTGCTGA
- the UNC5B gene encoding netrin receptor UNC5B isoform X4, giving the protein MWARSGARGALLLALLLCWHPMLSQAGTDAGSEVLPDSYPSAPAEPLPHFLLEPQDAYIVKNKPVELRCRAFPATQIYFKCNGEWVSQNDHVTHEGLDDATGLRVREVQIEVSRQQVEELFGLEDYWCQCVAWSSAGTTKSRRAYVRIAYLRKNFDQEPLGKEVPLDHEVLLQCRPPEGVPVAEVEWLKNEDVIDPTQDTNFLLTIDHNLIIRQARLSDTANYTCVAKNIVAKRRSTTATVIVYVNGGWSSWAEWSPCSNRCGRGWQKRTRTCTNPAPLNGGAFCEGQAFQKTACTTVCPVDGAWTEWSKWSACSTECAHWRSRECMAPPPQNGGRDCSGTLLDSKNCTDGLCMQILEASGDVALYAGLVVAIFVVVAVLLVVGVVVYRRNCRDLDTDITDSSAALTSGFHPVNFKTARPNHPQLLHPSMPPDLTASAGIYRGPVYALQDSADKIPMTNSPLLDPLPSLKIKVYSSSTTGPGPGLPDGADLLGVLPPGTYPGDFPRDAHFLHLRSASLGSQQPLGLPRDPGSSVSGTFGCLGGRLSIPGTGVSLLVPNGAIPQGKFYEMYLLINKAENTLPLSEGTQTVLSPSVTCGPTGLLLCRPVILTVPHCAEVSAGDWIFQLKTQAHQGHWEEVVTLDEETLNTPCYCQLEARSCHILLDQLGTYVFLGESYSRSAIKRLQLAIFAPALCTSLEYSLRVYCLEDTPAALKEVLELERTLGGYLVEEPKPLLFKDSYHNLRLSLHDIPHAHWRSKLLAKYQEIPFYHIWSGSQKALHCTFSLERHSLASTELTCKVCVRQVEGEGQIFQLHTTLAETPAGSLDALCSAPSSTVTTQLGPYAFKIPLSIRQKICNSLDAPNSRGNDWRLLAQKLSMDRYLNYFATKASPTGVILDLWEALQQDDGDLNSLASALEEMGRSEVLVAVTTDGDC; this is encoded by the exons GCACCGATGCAGGCAGCGAGGTGCTCCCCGACTCCTACCCATCGGCGCCAGCCGAGCCACTGCCCCACTTCCTCCTGGAGCCACAGGACGCCTACATCGTGAAGAACAAGCCTGTTGAACTGCGCTGCCGCGCCTTCCCCGCCACGCAGATCTACTTCAAGTGTAACGGCGAGTGGGTCAGCCAGAACGACCACGTCACACATGAGGGCCTGGACGACGCCACCG GCCTGCGGGTACGAGAGGTACAGATTGAAGTGTCACGGCAGCAGGTAGAGGAGCTGTTTGGGCTGGAGGATTACTGGTGCCAGTGTGTGGCCTGGAGCTCCGCAGGTACCACCAAGAGTCGTCGGGCCTATGTCCGCATCGCAT ACCTGCGCAAGAACTTCGATCAGGAGCCTCTGGGCAAGGAAGTGCCCCTGGACCATGAGGTTCTCCTACAGTGTCGCCCTCCAGAGGGGGTGCCTGTGGCTGAG GTGGAATGGCTCAAGAACGAAGATGTCATCGACCCCACCCAGGACACCAACTTCCTGCTCACCATTGACCACAACCTCATCATCCGCCAGGCCCGCTTGTCAGATACAGCCAACTACACGTGTGTGGCCAAAAACATCGTGGCCAAGCGCCGCAGCACCACCGCCACAGTTATTGTCTACG TGAATGGGGGCTGGTCCAGCTGGGCAGAGTGGTCTCCGTGCTCCAACCGCTGTGGCCGTGGCTGGCAGAAGCGCACACGGACCTGCACCAACCCTGCTCCACTCAATGGCGGTGCCTTCTGTGAGGGGCAGGCCTTCCAGAAGACCGCCTGCACCACCGTGTGCCCAG TCGATGGGGCATGGACGGAGTGGAGCAAGTGGTCAGCCTGCAGCACTGAGTGTGCCCACTGGCGCAGCCGCGAGTGCATGGCGCCCCCACCCCAGAACGGAGGCCGAGACTGCAGCGGGACTCTGCTTGACTCCAAGAACTGCACCGATGGGCTGTGCATGCAAA TCCTGGAGGCCTCAGGGGACGTGGCACTGTATGCAGGCCTGGTGGTGGCCATCTTCGTGGTAGTAGCCGTCCTcctggtggtgggggtggtggtttATCGCCGCAACTGCCGTGACCTGGACACCGACATCACCGACTCCTCAGCCGCCCTCACCAGCGGCTTCCACCCGGTCAACTTCAAGACCGCGAGGCCCA ACCACCCACAGCTCCTGCACCCGTCTATGCCTCCGGACCTCACAGCCAGCGCCGGCATCTACCGTGGGCCCGTGTATGCCCTGCAGGACTCGGCCGACAAgatccccatgaccaactcacCCCTGCTGGACCCCCTACCCAGCCTCAAGATCAAGGTGTACAGCTCCAGCACCACCGGCCCTGGACCAGGCCTGCCAGATGGGGCCGACCTGCTGGGGGTCCTGCCACCCGGCACCTACCCCGGTGATTTCCCCCGGGACGCCCACTTCCTGCATCTGCGCAGTGCCAGCCTCggctcccagcagcccctgggcCTGCCCCGTGACCCAGGGAGCAGTGTCAGTGGCACCTTTGGCTGCCTGGGTGGGAGGCTCAGCATCCCTGGAACAG GGGTCAGCCTGCTGGTGCCCAATGGAGCCATCCCCCAGGGCAAGTTCTACGAGATGTACCTCCTTATCAACAAAGCAGAAAACACCCT cccactTTCGGAAGGGACCCAGACAGTATTGAGCCCTTCAGTGACCTGTGGGCCCACGGGCCTCCTGCTGTGCCGCCCTGTCATCCTCACGGTGCCCCACTGTGCTGAAGTTAGTGCTGGTGACTGGATCTTCCAGCTCAAGACCCAGGCCCACCAGGGCCACTGGGAG GAGGTGGTGACCCTGGATGAGGAGACCCTGAACACCCCCTGCTACTGCCAGCTGGAGGCCAGGTCCTGCCACATTCTGTTGGACCAGCTGGGCACCTATGTGTTCCTGGGTGAGTCCTACTCCCGCTCAGCTATCAAGCGGCTCCAGCTGGCCATCTTCGCCCCTGCCCTCTGCACCTCCCTGGAGTACAGCCTCAGGGTCTACTGCCTGGAGGACACGCCTGCAGCTCTGAAG GAGGTGCTGGAGCTGGAGCGGACCCTGGGCGGCTACCTAGTGGAAGAGCCAAAGCCCCTGCTGTTTAAGGACAGTTACCATAACCTGCGCCTCTCCCTCCACGATATCCCCCACGCCCACTGGAGGAGCAAGCTGCTGGCCAAGTACCAG GAGATCCCCTTCTATCACATTTGGAGTGGCAGCCAGAAGGCCCTGCACTGCACCTTCAGCCTGGAGAGGCACAGCCTGGCCTCCACAGAGCTCACCTGCAAGGTCTGCGTGCGGCAGGTGGAAGGGGAAGGCCAGATATTCCAGCTGCACACCACGCTGGCAGAG ACGCCTGCTGGCTCCCTGgatgccctctgctctgcccccagCAGCACTGTCACCACCCAGCTGGGACCCTATGCCTTCAAGATTCCACTGTCTATCCGCCAGAAGATATGCAACAGCCTGGATGCCCCCAACTCTCGGGGCAATGACTGGCGGCTATTGGCGCAGAAGCTCTCCATGGATCG gtACCTGAACTACTTTGCCACCAAAGCAAGCCCCACAGGTGTGATCCTGGACCTCTGGGAAGCTCTGCAGCAGGATGACGGGGACCTCAACAGCCTGGCGAGTGCCTTGGAGGAGATGGGCAGGAGTGAGGTGCTGGTGGCTGTGACCACTGATGGGGACTGCTGA